DNA from Spirochaetota bacterium:
ATATCTTCTAAATACACTTGAGGTAAGTGTCATTCTGGTTATATTGTTTATATACTCAAGGTTAAGGGGGAAGAACCTGACAGATATGTTCGGAGGAGGTGATGTTAAAGTGTTGATAGGTTTTTCACTTATGAGTGATTTTTATACATTTAATCTATCGTTGATAACAGGAACTCTTATAGGGATAATTTGGGCTAAAGTGAATTCAAAAAACTCCATACCGTTTATTCCATTTCTGTCCAGTGGGTATGTGATTGCCTTAGTAGTAGATTTTGTAATCAAACAGGTTAGATTTGGATGGTATCAAGTGTCATCATTACTATAAATCCAACCATAGCACCAATTGTTGATATATCGGTATTCCCTGAAAGTTGAGATTCTGGTATGACCTCCTCTATCACTACAAAAAACATCGCACCAGCGGCGATACCTAGCGAGATTGGAAGCAGTTGAGGGAAGCTAACGATAAAGAGTAAACCTACTACTCCACCTACTACTTCTGAAAAACCTGACAAAACACTGTAAATAAAACTCTTGATTTTGCTTATTCCGTAAGCTAACATAGCGACAGCCAAAGCCAGTCCTTCAGGTATGTTCTGGATACCTATACCGACAGCAACAGGTATGCCACTATACTCTGGTATTAGTCCCATAGCGCCGAGTGCTACTCCTACCGCAAAACCTTCTGGTATATGATGTAATGTCATTGCTAGGTAAAGCAATGTCACTCTTCTAAAATTGGAGGGAATTCCTTCCACATTATCTGAACCAATGTGAACATGAGGAAGTATACTGTCTATGGCTTTTACCGTCACTCCCCCAAGTATGAATGCCGTACCTCCAACAATCCAGCCTGGTAGGTTAAAAAAATTTGATATTTCAACGGAAGGTATCAGAAGAGACCATATACTTGCTGCTAACATTATACCACCAGAAAGACCAAGTAGAAAGTCAAGAACCTTTCTATTGATTACAGGAAATATAAAAGATAGAGCTGCACCTAGGTTGTTAAGCATCCAAGTGAAAAGGACACCTAAGGTTACTAGAGTAAGAGGATTTATGTTTTTAAGTATCTCTGGTGTCATGGGATTATTGAATATAGAATTATGTATATAAAAAGAGAATCAATACAACTAAAAGGTTTTCATTGAAGTAAAGTCTAGGATTAACAATTAGGGATAATCTGTCATTGTTGAAAATGCATTGGCCTTTATTTATATTATTTTGGTAGGAGATTAGGTTATGAGGTATTGTGTGAGCATATTTAGTTTTTTTGTTGCGGTTGCGCTTTTCTCTTGCTCTCAGAACCCGACTGTTCAACAGAATGTTGTGAATGTTAATCAAACAAACCAAATCTTCTCTACAAATTATATCAGCAATACAAACACGGTTTATCATACTAACACGAACTATATAACCAACACAAATACAGTGAATCTCGTTACTAACACAAACTACTACACGAATGTGCATAATCAAACAAACTATGTTTATGGTTTAACATCAAATGTAAGTTTTTCACTCGTTGGGATAACTGAGTCTGCTATAATTCAACCTTACCATTTAGTTGAAGGAGTTTTGGAAGGTGGCTTTTCGTATAATGATGTTGATAAATTCTATCTCATCGTTACTAACAATAGTTTTTCAAACAATTTTCAGTTCTATTCTCTTTCAAATTTCACAGGTGTAATCTCCGCACCAAGTCATAATAATATCCATGTTTTGATAACTCTTATATCTAAGTTGAACTCTTCATACACCGTAGGTATAAATCTTAAAATTTCAAACATACCGATAGTTAAAATAACAAGTATTCAAGGTAGTTATATTGCTACATTTTCGGATACTAATATAAATGGTTATGTTGATATATCTGATCCTGATGGTATAACTAATATAAGCGTTATAGTCTCAAATTCATCTGGTGTATTTACAAACACGGCTACTACAAACTTGATTTCATCTTGGACAAATGTTGTGAAGAGAATTCAGTTTTTATCAATTCCTAATTTATCTGGTGGATATAACTATGTTAAGGTGAGAGCAGTTTCTTCTAGTGGTATAGTTGGTGAGTCTAGAACGATAACTATTCTCAAGTCACTTTTCACGATAGATGGTCTCTATGATAGTGGTTGGAATGATGCCAAACTTGTTGCTAGTGCTAGTGGTGTTAATCCTTACACCAATTTGGGAATTGCTAGGATGAGGGTAACGAATGATGGACATTTCCTATACATATTTGTGAGCAACTATAATGTTCCGAACTTAGGTGATAACGGTTTGAAGTTAAGTATATCAATAGACACAAACTCAACTAGTGGTCTTACAAACGATGCGTGGGTTGGACTTGCTCAAAAAGGTAGGTTTATATACATGCCGACAAACGGTAGGTATCCTGACATACAGATACAAATGAGGTTGCGACAAACGAATCAAATAAATGGTGCAGGTATATATCTTGCAGTGGTTGGAACTACAAACTTCTGGACAAACATTGCTAATACCTGGGTACCTGGGAATGATAAGGGAGTTATGTTTGGAATTAATAATGCTTTCGGTTGGGAGGTTGCCTTGCCTCTAGGTTTAGTGGGAATTCAGAATGGTTCCGTTTTGAGGTTCATAGCAGTTCTTGGAAGACCTGATGGAGATGAAAGAAATAGTGCACTGCATGTTTTACCAGAAAGTCCTTTGAATGAGATAACCACAAACGATGGTTTCTTCACGAATGTTATAAGAGTGTGGAGTGATAGTTATACTGTTTCGTATTAAGGAGGTAATGTATGAAGTTTGTGTATGTTTTTGTAGTTATTATCTTGTTCCTATTTTTACACAGTTGTGGTAATAATCCTACTGTTCAAGAAACTAGGACAAACTACAACCAGGTCAATAACACAAACTATACATATATTACGAATAACTACACTAATACTAATTACACTTACATTAACCAACCTGTGTATGTCTGGGTGACTAATTATTCTACAAGTAATGTTACATTCTATATAACAAACACTCATTACATAGATACCAATACTAATCAAATCTTTATTTCTATTTCAAATGTTTATATCGCTCCTCCTAATGATCTTTGGGTGTATGTATATACGAACTCTAAAATAAATTCTTGGGCTTCTCCACAGTTGTATTACTGGGTAGTGGGTACAGTAATAAACGGTGCCGTTAATAGACTATCAAATCATAATGAGTTTGTAGTGTTCAGACTTACGAACATAGATTTTGCTACTAGTAAAGTTGGTATAAAACTACGAAAAGATGCTAGTTGGTCCGATCAGGAACCTATAAAAAGTGAAAATGGACCTATGTATGATAGAATAGTATCAATTCCTATTTACAGTATCACAAACTCAACAACCAATTCAACAACTAATACCGTTAGCGGAACCAATTATATAACCAACAGAATAGCAACTATAATATCATCACCGGACAAGATATACGTACATTCTCCTGCTAACTGGTGGGAGTCATTCCCTTACTTCTTTGAGAGTGAGACAAATCTATACAGAGACCCTCCAACCAATGCTGTCTTTGAATGGTTTGGAGCTAACTATCAAGGTGGTGGTGTTACTTACTTCTTATTCTATGGACCTAACTTAAGGAGAGTTTGGGTGGCAGGAGACTTCAGTGGATGGCAAAGGACGAATATGTATCTAAGCAGAGACAGAGTGTGGTGGTGGACTATACTTTCAAACACTTCCCCTGGACAGAAGTATAAGTTTGTTATAGAAAAATATAACGATCCATACCTACACTGGATTTCAGACCCGGGAGCAAAGAAGAATATCTACTCACCTGCTATGGATACATCTGGTAATGAGTCTGTCATAATAGACCACTCATCTTACACGTGGCAATCTTCTTCTTGGCAAAGACCTGGGTATGAGTATTACATTATCTATCAAATCCATATAAGGACCTTTTACACAAACGGACCTGGGGATTACTATGGATGGGGAACTTTTGAAACTGCTATAAATAGGTTTGATTACCTCACTAACTTAGGTTTCACTGCGATTGAGCCGTTACCGATAAATGAGTTTGCTGGAGACCAATCCTGGGGATACAACTATGTGCTATACTACGCTCCTGAAACTGCGTATGTTGGAACAAACTTAACAACAGTAAATACTTTCAAGAAGTTTGTTGATGAAGCACACAAGAGAGGGATGGCCGTTATACTTGACCTTGTATTTAATCACATAGGACCTGGTGATGATATCATAGCAGCTTACGACCCTGCTATTGATTGGAACAATCCACAAACATATTGGTATTCAGGTTCTACGCCTTGGGGACCAAGTTTCAACTATTCAAATCCGATTGTCAAAAAGTTTCTGATAGACAGTGCTAAATACTTTATGAAGTTCTACAAGATAGATGGATTTAGGTTTGATGCGACATATTTTATAGCTTACAACAACTTCTCTTCACCAGGAGGTAGTTTCTTGTACGACATGGCTATACAACTGAGACAGTTCGCTACCAACGATGGTAACGGACCTAATTTAATGCTTATAGCGGAGAACCTACCGACTTGGAATTGGATTACGCATAAGAATAGTGGTAGGCAGGATGCTCAATGGAATGTTGACCTAGCTCATGAACTTAAGAAGATGTTTAAAACTACTCCCCTTGACCTTAATATGAGCAGTTTAGGTAATTACATTCTCGCTAGTGCGTTAGATAATGGACTAGATAACCAAAATCCTTACGGCTTGATTGCTGTTCAGTATCTATCATCTCACGATGAAGTAGCCAATGGTAAAAGGAGACCTGCTGCAGACTT
Protein-coding regions in this window:
- a CDS encoding A24 family peptidase, which produces MYLATIFINLVVFTILSVFDIKHRIAPNYITIPYMLFGIGILFIDHTRIQYLLNTLEVSVILVILFIYSRLRGKNLTDMFGGGDVKVLIGFSLMSDFYTFNLSLITGTLIGIIWAKVNSKNSIPFIPFLSSGYVIALVVDFVIKQVRFGWYQVSSLL
- a CDS encoding ZIP family metal transporter; translation: MTPEILKNINPLTLVTLGVLFTWMLNNLGAALSFIFPVINRKVLDFLLGLSGGIMLAASIWSLLIPSVEISNFFNLPGWIVGGTAFILGGVTVKAIDSILPHVHIGSDNVEGIPSNFRRVTLLYLAMTLHHIPEGFAVGVALGAMGLIPEYSGIPVAVGIGIQNIPEGLALAVAMLAYGISKIKSFIYSVLSGFSEVVGGVVGLLFIVSFPQLLPISLGIAAGAMFFVVIEEVIPESQLSGNTDISTIGAMVGFIVMMTLDTIQI
- a CDS encoding alpha-amylase family glycosyl hydrolase, translating into MKFVYVFVVIILFLFLHSCGNNPTVQETRTNYNQVNNTNYTYITNNYTNTNYTYINQPVYVWVTNYSTSNVTFYITNTHYIDTNTNQIFISISNVYIAPPNDLWVYVYTNSKINSWASPQLYYWVVGTVINGAVNRLSNHNEFVVFRLTNIDFATSKVGIKLRKDASWSDQEPIKSENGPMYDRIVSIPIYSITNSTTNSTTNTVSGTNYITNRIATIISSPDKIYVHSPANWWESFPYFFESETNLYRDPPTNAVFEWFGANYQGGGVTYFLFYGPNLRRVWVAGDFSGWQRTNMYLSRDRVWWWTILSNTSPGQKYKFVIEKYNDPYLHWISDPGAKKNIYSPAMDTSGNESVIIDHSSYTWQSSSWQRPGYEYYIIYQIHIRTFYTNGPGDYYGWGTFETAINRFDYLTNLGFTAIEPLPINEFAGDQSWGYNYVLYYAPETAYVGTNLTTVNTFKKFVDEAHKRGMAVILDLVFNHIGPGDDIIAAYDPAIDWNNPQTYWYSGSTPWGPSFNYSNPIVKKFLIDSAKYFMKFYKIDGFRFDATYFIAYNNFSSPGGSFLYDMAIQLRQFATNDGNGPNLMLIAENLPTWNWITHKNSGRQDAQWNVDLAHELKKMFKTTPLDLNMSSLGNYILASALDNGLDNQNPYGLIAVQYLSSHDEVANGKRRPAADLKHRGWGNGEYDAQYQTLTGLATAIFARGIPMIFMGDEILEGFYSGDQEWFRDDVPINWSKIGNTRVTN